GAAGAAGGTGGTAGCCTGGTAGGCTCCCGCGGGGGGGCACCTCACCCCCTAACCCCCTCTCCAAAAAAGAGGGGGGACTAGATTTAGCTCTAGCATTCTCAAAACTAGCTTATTGAAGTTAAAACTAGAGCTAGTTCCCCCTCTCTTTTGGAGAGGGGGCTATGCCCCAAAGGGGTCTCGTGAGGTGCCCCGCGCAGAACAAACTAAAACTCAACTAACCAACACTATCATGGAAACCCTGACCGAAGTAACCTGGCTGCCCGTGTGCAAAACCACCGACGTACCCGCCGACGGCGGGGCCTGCGTGCTGGTGGAGGGCGAGCAGGTGGCCATCTTCCACTTTGCCCGGCGCGGCGAGTGGTACGCCACCCAAAACCTGTGCCCCCACAAGCAGCAGATGGCCCTGGCCCGCGGCCTGCTCGGCAGCACCGGCGCGGCCTGCGAGCCCAAGGTGGCCTGCCCGTTTCACAAGCGCACGTTTTCGCTGCTGACGGGCGAATGCCTGAACGGCGACGAGTGCGCCATTCAGACCTACCCTATTAAGGTAGAGGGTACTAACGTGTTTATCGGCTGGTCCTGAGTGTAGCGCGGACTCTGCGAGTCCGCGCGTTGCGCCGTTGT
The genomic region above belongs to Hymenobacter psoromatis and contains:
- the nirD gene encoding nitrite reductase small subunit NirD, producing METLTEVTWLPVCKTTDVPADGGACVLVEGEQVAIFHFARRGEWYATQNLCPHKQQMALARGLLGSTGAACEPKVACPFHKRTFSLLTGECLNGDECAIQTYPIKVEGTNVFIGWS